The sequence below is a genomic window from Bradyrhizobium septentrionale.
GATGATGCTTTCGAGATGGCCGTGATGATGCGCGCCGGTCTTGGCGTCCGGCTTGATGCTGACGGTGCCTGCCCACAGTTTCTGGGCGCCGACGCGGGCGAAATTGATCGCGGCCTTGCGGTCCATGCCGGCGGTCGACGGCACATTCGGATCGAGCTGATTGCCGGGAATGACGCGGACGCCGTCGTGCTTCCAGCGCTCGTCGTCGTGATGGTGATGATCGTGATCATGGGTGTGATCTTGGGAATGGGTGTGATCGTGGGAACCGCTCATCGTTCTTGCTTTCGTTGGTCAAGTTCGTGCAGGGAACGCTACCGAAAAGCGCTGGCGCAGGCGAGCGGAAAATCGGAACGTTCCGGCGCGGCCGGGCGTGGCCCTTGCGAAGCTTCAGCCGCGCGGGCGCGGATGTGCCAGCACGTCCGGATGTGCGAGCACATCCGGATTGACCACATCGGTCGGCGTACCGGCGGCATAGGCCAATATCTGATCGAAGATATCGGTGAACTGGATCTGGTATTCGTCGCGCGAGACGTAGCCGAGATGCGGCGTGCAGACCACGTTGTCCATGTTGAGCAG
It includes:
- a CDS encoding cupin domain-containing protein, whose protein sequence is MSGSHDHTHSQDHTHDHDHHHHDDERWKHDGVRVIPGNQLDPNVPSTAGMDRKAAINFARVGAQKLWAGTVSIKPDAKTGAHHHGHLESIIYVVKGKARMRWGEKLQFTAEAGPGDFIFVPPYVPHQEINASRDEVLECVLVRSDGEAVAINLDIEPIEKPETVLWVDPVHRHPDEKK